CTAACGTACTTAAAATGAATCCTAATTTCCGAGCTGCATTAGAACTGTATGATTACATTGCCGCTTATAACAAGGATGGGTATTCATTTGAAGAAATTAAGGAAACTTATAGCCCTTTTGATGATGATATGGGGGATGAATTTGCCGAGGTAATTGAGTTATCAACCTTTTTATCTTATCAATATGGGAATGAAATAACGGAACATTTAAAGGAAGTCTTTCTTGAAGAAGAAGAAAGACTAAATAAAGAGTCTGAAGCCTTAATGAAAAAAGAGTTAAGTCGATTAAAAAAACGTGTTCAAGAAATGAATATTGATTACGAGAACTATATTTTGTTGATGGAAAAAAGAAATAATAATTTAGAAAAGGAAAATGCTAAATTAATACTTGCAAAAAAAGAAAATGATCGTTTAAAAGCACAATTAAACGATTTAGAAGAAAAGAATAAAGATATGCTCAGTGAAATAGAAAGTCTTAATCATACTATTGAGGAAAAAGATGCTGAAAATCAATATTTAAATAGCAAATATTTTAGAGATATGACATTATTAGAATCCGATCATCGTGTAAAAATAGAGAATTTAAAAAATAAGCACACTTTAGAAGTTAATGAATTAAATAGTGAACATCAAAATGAAATAAGTAATATATTAGCACAAACAAATAAGGAAAAACAAGATATTACCGATCATTATGAGAGTCTAAACAAGTATTTAGAAAAGGAAATAATTATTATTAATGATACTGTTACTAAACTAAAAGCACAAAAATCAGAATTAATAAAAACCAATGAGCAAAAAGTTATAGAACTTAATAATAAAATTGACGAAATTGTCGATGAAAAGAATTATATTAAGGGTAACTTTTATGCAATGAAACAAAGACAAGGTTTAATTACGAATGAAGATTCTTTTACCTCAAGAGAACAGTTCAAAGAATTGACTAAAATTAAGAAAGCCTTTAATAAGTTTTTTTGATGAACAATGGAAATTAACTAAGCAAAAGATTCGTGAAGAGGTTAACTTTGCTTCAAAAAAGCAATTAAGAGATGAGCTATTGAAGAAAAAACGTAAAAAAACTAAGAAAATGACTAAAAAAAATGACTAAAAAAAATGGTGTAAATATGAATAAAAAATACTATAGGGTCTTAATTTTAATATTATTATTAATTCTATTTTCCGGAGGATTACTACTTACTGTGTTTTTTTATAATGTAGAAGATAGTGATATTGATCAATTAAAATTAATAAAATCAGAAACAATTTATATTATAATTTCATTGTCATTTATTCTTTTAATATTTCTTCTACACATATTGAGGATTCTATTGAAGAGAAAGAAATATATTAAGAAACAATTTAAATTTGTAAAAAAACAATTGAAAAAAGAGTTAAAAAGAAAAAAGCGCTCATTAAAAAAGGGGATTAAAATTAAAGAAGAAAAGATTGAAGAAGAATCGAGTGTAGAAGAAAAAACAAATACTAGTCGCTTTTTCATGTTAAAAGAGATTGATAAAAAAAGAGAAGAATTAGCTAATATTGAATTTAATGATGATATTACCTTAAAACAAATGTGTGAAGATTTTAGAAACTATGCAGCACAAAAATTAGGGTTAAATTATGATATAAAAGTTATAAGAAGGTTTGTCTGTGGTTTAGCAGTTACAAAAATTTTAATATTACAAGGTATGTCAGGAACAGGGAAAACATCACTGG
The genomic region above belongs to Haloplasma contractile SSD-17B and contains:
- a CDS encoding DUF2357 domain-containing protein yields the protein MRLIDLYYRAFNEYRKKTKDDQEAVKVRNVIKKSNFKNDELTTVKYHCEIKEDWIKNIEHGLIFIEKAIGEERQFIRTEGDIVQIEKVRKVSKESVKHLSRNSNLITKIPKEGEKLIPEKLYIVEKLNDYGVYENRFIYFILTYLEEFIHSRLEKIEKKVTTYQSNMKLNKIIDLKNRQINFKLNLEDDYQKDPFLGEVCKNIPHLERLDTILYSVRSLLKMPLMLEVAKEPMIRPPIVKTNVLKMNPNFRAALELYDYIAAYNKDGYSFEEIKETYSPFDDDMGDEFAEVIELSTFLSYQYGNEITEHLKEVFLEEEERLNKESEALMKKELSRLKKRVQEMNIDYENYILLMEKRNNNLEKENAKLILAKKENDRLKAQLNDLEEKNKDMLSEIESLNHTIEEKDAENQYLNSKYFRDMTLLESDHRVKIENLKNKHTLEVNELNSEHQNEISNILAQTNKEKQDITDHYESLNKYLEKEIIIINDTVTKLKAQKSELIKTNEQKVIELNNKIDEIVDEKNYIKGNFYAMKQRQGLITNEDSFTSREQFKELTKIKKAFNKFF